One genomic segment of Gossypium arboreum isolate Shixiya-1 chromosome 3, ASM2569848v2, whole genome shotgun sequence includes these proteins:
- the LOC108474422 gene encoding uncharacterized protein LOC108474422: MPRRSSGRSASRPAPRPAPARGPPPQPAQHAPPPAPAQSGSGGSLLGGIGSTIAQGMAFGTGSAVAHRAVDAVMGPRTIQHETVVSEAAAAPANSFTGSDACSIHSKAFQDCLNSYGNEISKCQFYMDMLSECRKNSGSMLGA, from the exons ATGCCTCGCCGAAGTTCTG GAAGATCTGCTTCTCGCCCAGCCCCTCGTCCTGCTCCGGCACGCGGCCCACCACCTCAACCTG CTCAACATGCTCCTCCTCCGGCTCCTGCTCAGAGTGGAAGTGGGGGATCCCTTCTTGGAGGCATAGGCTCAACAATAGCTCAGG GCATGGCTTTTGGAACTGGAAGTGCTGTAGCCCACAGGGCTGTCGATGCTGTTATGGGTCCTCGTACTATTCAACATGAAACTGTTGTTTCCGAGGCTGCAGCTGCCCCTGCCAATAGTTTTACTGGCTCTGATGCATGCAGCATACACTCTAAGGCATTCCAAGAC TGCCTGAATAGCTATGGGAACGAAATCAGCAAGTGTCAGTTCTACATGGATATGTTGTCAGAGTGCAGGAAGAACTCTGGATCAATGTTGGGTGCCTAA